One window of Triticum dicoccoides isolate Atlit2015 ecotype Zavitan chromosome 5A, WEW_v2.0, whole genome shotgun sequence genomic DNA carries:
- the LOC119299475 gene encoding cyclin-D5-2-like yields the protein MPGMEEAEDYASCAFSLTCPEDGAELGDGVVDDGDLFLFYAGGGAADDEDGDNEYVEQLVSKEASFCSSSDSGDADCSSAASEDWFLQARLAAVKWILETRGCFGFGHRTAYLAIAYFDRFFLRRRVDRAAMPWAARLLSVACVSVAAKMEEYCAPALSELDAGGGYEFCSASVRRMELLVLSTLGWRMAAVTPFDYLPCFSSRLDRHDGRGGGGHDPARVALKSIGFIFATAEAGSVLDYRPSTVAAAAILAASYGALLTKEALESKMDNLSPSCPIEKEHVHACYSMMVGDLRNRKSNGKRSLPCSDSNEVATSTYDSVLVDDVADTAAFMAAVSEMNKRIRLEPPGIH from the exons ATGCCGGGGATGGAGGAAGCAGAGGACTACGCGTCGTGCGCCTTCTCGCTCACTTGCCCCGAAGACGGcgccgagctcggggacggcgtcgTGGACGACGGCGACCTCTTCTTGTTctacgccggcggcggcgccgccgacgATGAGGACGGCGACAATGAGTACGTGGAGCAGCTGGTCTCCAAGGAGGCCAGCTTCTGCTCCTCCTCTGACTCGGGCGACGCCGACTGCTCGTCGGCCGCCTCCGAGGACTGGTTCCTGCAGGCGCGCCTCGCCGCCGTCAAATGGATCCTTGAA ACGCGGGGCTGCTTCGGGTTCGGCCACCGGACGGCGTACCTGGCCATCGCCTACTTCGACCGCTTCTTCCTCCGGCGACGCGTCGAT AGGGCGGCCATGCCGTGGGCGGCGCGGCTCCTGTCCGTGGCCTGCGTCTCCGTGGCGGCCAAGATGGAGGAGTACTGCGCGCCGGCGCTGTCGGAGCTCGACGCCGGCGGCGGCTACGAGTTCTGCTCCGCCTCCGTCCGCCGGATGGAGCTGCTCGTCCTGTCCACGCTCGGCTGGCGCATGGCCGCCGTTACGCCCTTCGACTACCTCCCCTGCTTCTCCTCCCGTCTCGACCGGCAcgacggccgcggcggcggcgggcatgaCCCCGCCCGCGTCGCCCTCAAGTCCATCGGCTTCATCTTTGCCACAGCCGAAG CCGGCAGTGTGCTGGATTACAGGCCATCTACTGTGGCTGCAGCTGCAATCCTGGCTGCATCCTATGGAGCTCTACTGACCAAAGAAGCACTGGAGTCCAAGATGGACAATCTATCTCCATCATGCCCCATTGAGAAG GAGCATGTACATGCCTGCTACAGCATGATGGTTGGCGACTTGAGAAACAGAAAGAGCAATGGCAAGAGATCATTGCCATGTTCAGACTCCAATGAAGTTGCCACCAGTACATATGATTCTGTTCTTGTTGATGATGTTGCCGACACCGCCGCCTTCATGGCCGCGGTGTCGGAGATGAACAAGCGGATCAGACTGGAGCCGCCGGGAATCCATTGA